The following are encoded together in the Vibrio splendidus genome:
- the clpS gene encoding ATP-dependent Clp protease adapter ClpS: MSRNFEWASPGSDLLEKEETKVKPPAMYNVVLNNDDYTPMDFVIEILERFFSLDIEQATEVMLKVHYEGKAICGTYSAEIAETKVAQVKMYSKENEHPLLCTMEQV, from the coding sequence ATGAGCAGAAACTTTGAATGGGCATCTCCAGGCTCAGATTTACTGGAGAAAGAAGAGACAAAAGTAAAGCCACCGGCGATGTATAACGTTGTATTGAATAACGATGACTACACGCCTATGGACTTTGTAATCGAGATCCTAGAGCGATTCTTCTCACTAGATATCGAACAAGCAACGGAAGTGATGCTCAAGGTTCATTATGAAGGTAAAGCTATATGCGGCACATACAGTGCTGAAATAGCGGAAACAAAGGTAGCGCAAGTAAAGATGTACTCAAAGGAAAATGAGCATCCGCTACTATGTACAATGGAGCAAGTATAA
- the rsmS gene encoding pleiotropic regulatory protein RsmS yields the protein MNTDNTSSPLDNAPEEVKLAVDLIYLLESNEIDPKVALEAIKIVQQDLQAKLASSI from the coding sequence ATGAACACTGATAACACATCATCACCACTGGATAATGCGCCAGAAGAAGTTAAGTTAGCTGTCGACCTGATCTATCTGCTCGAAAGCAACGAAATCGACCCAAAAGTGGCGTTAGAAGCAATTAAGATTGTCCAACAAGATTTACAAGCCAAACTAGCATCTAGCATCTAG
- the cspD gene encoding cold shock domain-containing protein CspD has translation MATGTVKWFNNAKGFGFICPEGEDGDIFAHYSTIQMEGYRTLKAGQQVDYEVESGPKGSHASSVVPVEGSAAK, from the coding sequence ATGGCTACAGGTACAGTAAAATGGTTTAACAATGCCAAAGGGTTTGGCTTTATTTGTCCAGAAGGTGAAGACGGCGATATTTTCGCGCACTACTCCACAATACAGATGGAAGGTTATCGAACCTTAAAGGCAGGTCAGCAGGTCGACTATGAAGTAGAAAGTGGACCTAAAGGCTCGCACGCTAGCTCTGTTGTTCCTGTAGAAGGCAGCGCCGCTAAATAG
- the clpA gene encoding ATP-dependent Clp protease ATP-binding subunit ClpA, translating into MLNKELETSLNGAFARARDKRHEFMTVEHLLLALLENDAAKEALQACQADLDALRNELDIFIDQTTPLIPESDETRETQPTLSFQRVLQRAVFHVQSSGRSEVTGANVLVAIFSEQESHAAYLLKKNDISRLDIVNFISHGITKASNEGDSSSPSDSFGGAENAEEANSEDRLENFATNLNEVAKQGNIDPLIGRDKELERTVQVLCRRRKNNPLLVGEAGVGKTAIAEGLAWRIVEGQVPEIIQSSVIYSLDIGSLLAGTKYRGDFEKRFKAILKQLEKEEDAILFIDEIHTIIGAGAASGGQVDAANLIKPLLSSGKLRCIGSTTYQEYSSIFEKERALARRFQKIDIIEPSLDDTTKILIGLKPKYEAHHEVRYTNKALRAAVELSAKYINERHLPDKAIDVIDEAGARSRLAPASRRKKTVSVADIESMVAKMARIPEKSVSSSDKDTLQKLDDRMKMLVFGQDPAIDVLSEAIKLTRAGLGADNKPVGSFLFAGPTGVGKTEVTVQLSKLMGIELLRFDMSEYGERHSVSRLIGAPPGYVGYDQGGLLTDAVIKNPHSVVLLDEIEKAHPDIFNLLLQVMDNGTLTDNNGRKADFRNVILVMTTNAGVAETEKKSIGLIQQDHAPDAMGEIKKVFTPEFRNRLDNVIWFNSLDPSVINQVVDKFIVELQVQLDARGVSLEVSEDARHWLAERGYDKTMGARPMGRVIQEKLKKPLANELLFGRLVDGGTVKVSLIKDDLDFIYVGAKEEVMH; encoded by the coding sequence ATGCTAAATAAAGAATTAGAGACGAGTTTAAATGGTGCATTTGCTCGTGCGCGAGACAAGCGACATGAATTCATGACTGTCGAACACCTCCTACTAGCATTATTAGAAAATGATGCGGCCAAGGAAGCGCTCCAAGCTTGTCAGGCTGATCTCGATGCTCTTCGCAATGAGCTCGATATTTTTATCGATCAAACAACCCCACTTATCCCAGAAAGTGACGAGACTCGTGAGACTCAGCCTACGTTGAGCTTCCAACGAGTACTTCAACGCGCTGTTTTTCATGTTCAGTCTTCAGGTCGTAGCGAAGTTACAGGTGCAAATGTACTTGTGGCTATTTTCAGTGAGCAAGAATCTCACGCGGCATATTTACTCAAGAAAAACGACATTAGTCGCTTAGATATTGTTAACTTTATTTCTCATGGCATTACCAAAGCCAGTAACGAAGGTGATAGTTCATCACCGTCTGATTCATTTGGTGGTGCAGAGAATGCGGAAGAAGCTAACTCTGAAGATCGTTTAGAAAATTTTGCAACTAACCTTAACGAAGTAGCGAAACAAGGGAATATTGACCCGCTTATCGGGCGTGATAAAGAGCTCGAGCGTACGGTTCAAGTTCTATGTCGTCGTCGTAAAAACAACCCTTTGTTAGTGGGTGAAGCGGGTGTGGGTAAGACCGCAATCGCTGAAGGTCTTGCATGGCGTATTGTTGAAGGTCAAGTACCTGAAATCATTCAGAGTAGTGTGATTTATTCTTTAGATATTGGTTCACTTCTAGCTGGGACCAAATACCGTGGTGACTTTGAGAAACGTTTTAAAGCGATTCTTAAGCAACTAGAGAAAGAAGAAGACGCAATCCTATTCATTGATGAGATCCACACCATTATTGGTGCAGGTGCAGCATCGGGTGGTCAGGTTGATGCGGCAAACTTAATTAAGCCACTACTAAGCAGCGGTAAATTACGTTGCATCGGCTCAACGACATACCAAGAGTACAGCAGCATTTTTGAGAAGGAGCGTGCTTTAGCTCGTCGCTTCCAGAAAATTGATATTATTGAACCATCGTTAGATGACACAACCAAGATTCTGATCGGTTTGAAACCAAAATACGAAGCTCATCACGAAGTGCGTTACACCAACAAAGCGTTGCGTGCCGCTGTGGAGTTGTCAGCTAAATACATTAATGAACGTCACCTTCCAGATAAGGCAATTGACGTGATTGATGAAGCTGGCGCTCGTAGTCGTCTGGCACCAGCAAGCCGTCGTAAGAAAACGGTAAGTGTGGCTGATATTGAGTCAATGGTCGCGAAAATGGCTCGTATTCCTGAGAAGTCAGTATCATCTTCAGACAAAGATACGTTACAGAAACTGGATGACCGCATGAAAATGTTGGTATTCGGACAAGACCCAGCGATCGATGTATTGAGTGAAGCGATTAAGCTGACTCGTGCAGGGTTGGGTGCAGACAATAAACCTGTTGGTTCATTCCTATTCGCTGGTCCTACTGGTGTAGGTAAAACAGAGGTGACTGTACAGCTGTCTAAGTTGATGGGTATTGAACTGTTGCGCTTTGACATGTCTGAGTACGGTGAGCGTCACTCTGTGAGCCGTTTGATCGGTGCTCCTCCTGGTTATGTTGGTTATGACCAAGGTGGTCTACTCACTGATGCTGTAATCAAGAATCCACACTCTGTTGTGTTACTTGATGAGATAGAGAAGGCTCACCCAGATATCTTTAACTTGCTACTACAGGTGATGGACAACGGTACGCTAACTGACAACAATGGTCGTAAAGCGGATTTCCGTAACGTGATTCTAGTGATGACGACCAATGCTGGTGTCGCTGAAACTGAGAAGAAATCGATCGGTTTGATCCAACAAGATCATGCGCCAGACGCGATGGGTGAAATCAAAAAGGTATTTACACCTGAGTTCCGTAACCGTCTTGATAATGTCATTTGGTTCAACAGCCTTGATCCAAGTGTGATTAACCAAGTTGTCGACAAGTTCATTGTTGAGCTTCAGGTTCAACTGGACGCTCGAGGCGTGTCTTTAGAAGTTTCTGAGGATGCTCGTCATTGGTTAGCTGAAAGAGGTTATGACAAGACTATGGGTGCGCGTCCTATGGGACGAGTGATTCAAGAGAAGCTTAAAAAGCCTCTTGCTAATGAGTTGCTGTTTGGTCGTTTGGTTGACGGCGGTACGGTTAAAGTATCCCTGATTAAAGACGACCTAGATTTCATCTATGTTGGTGCTAAAGAAGAGGTTATGCATTAA
- the dinG gene encoding ATP-dependent DNA helicase DinG, with translation MLTTKIQKSIRTSYQNLQDQLDNFVPRRAQNYLVAEIAKTLCGQYHKSNRMIVAEAGTGIGKSLAYLMATIPVAVLNNRKIIISTATVALQEQLVNKDLPLYRRLTDREFSFILAKGRQRYCCSEKLAAACGLDGGQIDGGQMAMFESKPKKKDIDQLQTMYRSLTQGKWDGDRDSWPKPIDNMIWLMIVSDKHSCNNSMPTHRDCPFQKARSELDKADVIIANHSLVMADADLGGGVILPEPENSIYIFDEAHHLPHVARDHSSAAASLKGAASWLERLNQSITKLSGLADEKRVGRFRNELQDSVQQLIPTLTQMSKQFDASHFEDGLYRFEHGDLPDWLENESKDLKQLTQKASQAVAKIADLIAERVKDGELSAKLAEPALAEIGFYIQRTENLAQVWRLMAEPKREKEAPLARWLELNKESEGDFVVNVSPLEVGWQLDQQIWSRCVGAVLVSATMRALNSFNFFCHQAGISQKAEDGVQFLALASPFDYQNQAELVVPAMKYEPQAPQFTEYLIEILPKVIEDNKANLVLFSSYWQMNKVAEALATDFVKKSWALQVQGDTSRTEILKKHKNLIDQGKTSVLFGTGSFSEGLDLPGELLENLVITKIPFGVPTSPVERAHSEYIESRGGNPFMQITVPEASKKLIQSVGRLLRKERDSGRVTILDRRIVTKRYGKSLLDSLPPFKRTIKY, from the coding sequence ATGCTAACTACTAAAATTCAAAAATCCATTCGCACCAGTTATCAAAACCTCCAAGATCAGTTGGACAACTTTGTACCTCGACGTGCTCAAAATTACCTAGTTGCAGAAATAGCTAAGACACTTTGTGGTCAATACCACAAAAGTAATCGTATGATTGTTGCCGAGGCGGGAACAGGAATCGGGAAATCACTCGCCTATCTCATGGCAACGATTCCTGTCGCTGTGCTAAATAATCGAAAAATCATCATTTCGACAGCGACGGTTGCCCTACAAGAACAACTCGTCAATAAAGATCTCCCTCTATATAGAAGACTGACTGATCGAGAATTTTCTTTCATATTAGCGAAGGGCAGACAGCGTTATTGTTGCTCCGAGAAGTTAGCCGCTGCTTGTGGGCTTGATGGTGGACAAATTGATGGCGGACAAATGGCAATGTTCGAATCTAAGCCAAAGAAGAAAGACATCGACCAACTTCAAACTATGTATCGAAGCCTAACCCAAGGTAAATGGGATGGTGACCGTGATTCGTGGCCAAAGCCAATCGACAATATGATTTGGCTGATGATTGTCAGTGATAAGCATAGCTGTAACAACAGTATGCCGACTCATCGAGACTGCCCTTTCCAAAAAGCACGCTCGGAACTGGATAAAGCAGACGTGATTATCGCCAATCACAGTTTAGTGATGGCTGATGCCGACCTTGGTGGCGGCGTGATACTGCCCGAACCAGAAAATAGCATCTATATATTTGACGAGGCTCACCACTTACCACACGTAGCAAGAGATCACTCTTCTGCAGCGGCGAGCTTAAAGGGTGCCGCTTCATGGTTAGAGCGTTTGAATCAATCAATCACCAAGCTTTCGGGCTTGGCGGATGAAAAGCGAGTGGGTCGATTCAGAAATGAATTGCAGGATTCTGTACAACAGCTGATTCCTACTCTTACTCAAATGAGCAAACAGTTTGATGCTAGCCACTTTGAAGACGGCTTGTATCGCTTCGAGCATGGCGACTTACCTGATTGGCTAGAGAATGAATCTAAAGATCTCAAGCAACTCACACAAAAGGCGAGCCAAGCCGTTGCGAAGATTGCAGACTTGATTGCAGAGCGAGTTAAAGACGGAGAGCTTTCTGCAAAACTGGCAGAGCCTGCGCTTGCAGAAATTGGTTTCTATATACAAAGGACAGAAAACCTTGCTCAGGTTTGGCGCTTAATGGCTGAGCCTAAACGCGAAAAAGAAGCGCCTTTAGCGCGTTGGCTTGAACTGAATAAAGAAAGTGAAGGCGATTTCGTTGTGAATGTTTCGCCACTAGAGGTGGGTTGGCAACTGGACCAACAGATCTGGAGTCGTTGTGTTGGTGCAGTACTCGTCTCTGCGACAATGAGAGCACTTAACTCCTTCAACTTTTTCTGCCATCAAGCTGGTATCAGTCAAAAAGCCGAAGACGGTGTACAATTTCTTGCTTTGGCATCGCCGTTTGATTATCAGAACCAAGCTGAGCTGGTTGTTCCTGCAATGAAGTACGAACCACAAGCACCTCAGTTTACTGAATATCTTATTGAAATATTGCCTAAGGTAATAGAAGACAACAAAGCCAATCTCGTTTTATTCTCTTCTTACTGGCAAATGAATAAAGTTGCAGAAGCTTTGGCAACAGATTTCGTTAAAAAGTCGTGGGCATTGCAGGTTCAAGGTGATACTTCACGAACCGAAATCCTAAAAAAACATAAAAATCTGATAGACCAAGGTAAAACCAGCGTCCTTTTTGGAACGGGTAGCTTTTCTGAAGGTCTTGATCTACCTGGTGAGCTACTTGAAAACCTCGTTATTACCAAGATTCCTTTTGGTGTTCCTACCTCTCCTGTAGAGCGAGCACATTCAGAATATATTGAATCACGCGGCGGTAATCCTTTTATGCAGATTACTGTTCCAGAAGCGAGTAAAAAGCTTATTCAATCTGTGGGTAGATTGCTGCGTAAAGAACGAGATTCTGGTAGAGTCACGATCCTTGATAGACGCATAGTCACGAAGCGATACGGGAAATCCCTACTCGATTCGCTACCGCCTTTTAAAAGAACAATAAAATACTAA
- a CDS encoding NADP-dependent isocitrate dehydrogenase has product MPTEKPTIIYTITDEAPALATYSLLPIIQSFTASSGINVDTRDISLAGRIIANFPDYLNEEQRIGDALAELGELAKTPEANIIKLPNISASVPQLQATIKELQSKGYALPNYPEEANTDEEKAVKATYDKIKGSAVNPVLREGNSDRRAPLSVKNYAKKNPHSMGAWSADSKSHVSSMDDKDFFGSEKSVTIEGATEVSIEFVGKDGAKKTLKPAFALQDKEIIDASVMNKAALVAFFEKEIASAKEQGVLLSLHMKATMMKVSDPVIFGHAVKVYYKDVFAKHGQLFNELGVDVNNGIGDVYAKIAALPQDQKQAIEADLQAVYETQPPLAMVDSDRGITNLHVPSDIIVDASMPAMLRSSGQMWDPEGKQKDTKAMIPDRSYASIYQAVIDFCKENGAFDPTTMGSVPNVGLMAQKAEEYGSHDKTFILEAAGQVQVVDASGSVLLEQDVEEGDIFRMCQVKDAPIQDWVKLAVTRARASGVPAVFWLDASRAHDAQLIEKVEAYLPEYDTDGLEIKILAPLEATQYSLVRIKEGLDTISVTGNVLRDYLTDLFPILELGTSAKMLSIVPLMNGGGLFETGAGGSAPKHVQQVEKENHLRWDSLGEFLALAASLEHLSVVTGNAKAQVLADALDKATGEFLDKNKSPSRRVGELDNRGSHYYLAAYWAKALAEQTVDADLAAEFAGVASQLAESEEAIVAELNNAQGPAGDLGGYYLLDDALVSSLMRPSSTLNAFIDA; this is encoded by the coding sequence ATGCCTACTGAAAAACCAACGATCATCTATACCATTACAGATGAAGCTCCGGCGCTAGCAACTTACTCTCTGCTGCCAATCATTCAATCTTTTACAGCTTCTTCTGGTATTAACGTTGATACTCGCGACATTTCACTTGCAGGGCGCATTATTGCCAACTTCCCTGACTATTTGAACGAAGAGCAACGTATTGGTGATGCATTAGCAGAACTAGGTGAATTGGCTAAGACACCAGAAGCGAACATTATCAAGCTTCCAAACATCTCGGCATCTGTACCTCAGCTTCAAGCAACGATCAAAGAGCTACAGTCAAAAGGTTACGCACTTCCTAATTACCCAGAAGAAGCAAACACTGACGAAGAGAAAGCCGTTAAAGCAACTTACGATAAAATCAAAGGTAGTGCAGTAAACCCTGTGCTACGTGAAGGTAACTCGGATCGCCGTGCTCCACTTTCTGTTAAGAACTATGCGAAGAAGAACCCACACTCAATGGGTGCATGGTCTGCAGATTCTAAGTCGCACGTTTCAAGTATGGACGACAAAGACTTCTTCGGCAGTGAAAAGTCAGTAACGATTGAAGGTGCTACAGAAGTGAGCATCGAATTTGTTGGCAAAGATGGCGCGAAGAAAACACTGAAGCCAGCTTTTGCACTGCAAGATAAAGAGATCATTGATGCGTCAGTTATGAACAAAGCTGCTTTGGTTGCGTTCTTTGAGAAAGAAATCGCATCGGCTAAAGAGCAAGGCGTACTGCTTTCTCTTCACATGAAAGCGACGATGATGAAAGTGTCTGACCCTGTGATTTTTGGTCATGCGGTTAAGGTTTACTACAAAGACGTATTCGCTAAGCACGGTCAGCTGTTCAACGAGTTAGGTGTTGATGTAAATAACGGCATCGGCGATGTATACGCAAAAATCGCTGCACTTCCTCAAGATCAGAAACAGGCAATCGAAGCTGACCTACAAGCAGTATACGAAACTCAGCCTCCACTAGCGATGGTTGACTCAGACCGTGGTATTACTAACCTACACGTTCCAAGTGACATCATTGTTGATGCATCGATGCCTGCAATGTTACGTTCTTCAGGTCAAATGTGGGATCCAGAAGGTAAGCAAAAAGATACGAAAGCAATGATTCCAGATCGTAGCTACGCGAGCATCTACCAAGCGGTTATTGATTTCTGTAAAGAGAACGGTGCTTTCGACCCTACAACGATGGGCAGTGTACCAAACGTTGGCCTAATGGCTCAAAAAGCGGAAGAGTACGGTTCTCACGATAAGACTTTCATCCTTGAAGCTGCTGGTCAGGTTCAAGTTGTAGACGCTTCAGGTTCAGTGCTTCTTGAGCAAGACGTAGAGGAAGGTGATATCTTCCGTATGTGTCAGGTTAAAGATGCACCAATTCAAGATTGGGTTAAGCTAGCGGTTACTCGTGCTCGAGCATCGGGTGTTCCTGCGGTATTTTGGCTAGACGCGTCTCGCGCACATGACGCTCAGCTTATTGAGAAAGTAGAAGCGTACCTTCCTGAATACGATACTGATGGTCTTGAAATTAAGATCCTTGCTCCACTTGAAGCAACTCAATATTCATTGGTTCGTATCAAAGAAGGTCTAGATACTATTTCTGTTACAGGTAACGTATTACGTGACTACCTAACGGATTTATTCCCAATTTTAGAGCTTGGTACGTCAGCTAAAATGCTATCGATTGTTCCACTAATGAACGGTGGTGGTCTGTTTGAAACTGGTGCTGGCGGTTCTGCTCCTAAGCACGTGCAACAAGTAGAGAAAGAAAACCACCTGCGTTGGGATTCTTTAGGTGAATTCTTGGCATTAGCGGCATCTCTAGAGCACCTAAGCGTGGTCACTGGCAATGCTAAAGCACAAGTTCTAGCTGACGCGCTTGATAAAGCGACGGGCGAGTTCCTAGATAAAAACAAATCTCCTTCACGTCGAGTAGGTGAGCTTGATAACCGTGGTAGCCATTACTACCTAGCAGCATACTGGGCTAAAGCGCTTGCTGAGCAAACGGTTGACGCTGACCTTGCTGCTGAGTTTGCAGGTGTGGCAAGTCAATTGGCTGAAAGTGAAGAAGCTATCGTTGCTGAGCTAAACAACGCTCAAGGTCCAGCAGGTGATTTAGGTGGTTATTACCTACTTGATGATGCATTGGTTTCATCACTAATGCGTCCAAGTTCAACACTGAACGCATTCATTGACGCATAG
- a CDS encoding sulfite exporter TauE/SafE family protein, with amino-acid sequence MEMIEPTMLVILALVAFAAGFIDAVAGGGGMLTVPALLSLGLPPHIALGTNKLAATFASSTAAFTYYRKKLFKPECWTNAFISTLIGATIGTLTVDAISTEWLEKVLPLVILAAAVYTIFHKTPDVSHNVSPKPCPVLKRKQKYQGFILGFYDGVAGPGTGAFWTVSSMALYRLNILLASGLSKAMNFTSNFTSLVTFAILGHIDWVLGLTMGLCLMAGAFVGAHSAIRFGATFIRPVFVTVVSVLAIKLAYEAWFVNL; translated from the coding sequence ATGGAAATGATTGAGCCAACCATGTTGGTCATACTTGCCTTGGTTGCATTTGCAGCAGGCTTTATCGATGCTGTCGCCGGTGGCGGAGGGATGTTAACGGTCCCAGCTTTGCTATCGCTTGGTTTACCGCCACATATTGCACTCGGAACTAATAAGCTGGCCGCAACGTTTGCCTCATCAACTGCCGCTTTTACTTACTATCGAAAGAAACTGTTCAAACCTGAATGTTGGACCAATGCTTTCATATCGACATTAATAGGTGCAACAATCGGCACCCTGACTGTTGATGCCATTAGTACAGAGTGGTTAGAGAAGGTATTGCCATTAGTTATTCTTGCCGCTGCTGTCTATACCATTTTTCATAAAACTCCGGATGTGAGCCATAATGTGTCTCCTAAACCGTGTCCGGTACTTAAAAGAAAACAAAAGTACCAAGGATTCATTCTTGGCTTTTATGATGGTGTTGCAGGCCCAGGTACTGGCGCGTTTTGGACGGTGAGTTCTATGGCGCTTTATCGCTTAAATATCTTACTGGCTTCTGGTTTGTCTAAAGCGATGAACTTCACTAGCAACTTCACCTCTTTGGTGACCTTTGCGATTCTCGGTCATATTGATTGGGTTCTAGGTTTAACCATGGGGCTTTGTTTGATGGCTGGTGCATTTGTTGGAGCACATTCTGCTATTCGCTTTGGTGCTACATTTATACGACCTGTCTTTGTGACTGTTGTGAGTGTCCTTGCGATTAAACTGGCTTACGAAGCGTGGTTTGTAAACTTATAG
- a CDS encoding primosomal replication protein translates to MNHFSNLKSVLDTLIGHSSQVDKARGAYHQALFDRTLFKCSSSILLPYALETQTTYNTIIREQATNQLTASRANYLTEKLTNQIAAIQRELANHDLRLDRKSKSGKNLNDLYNELAQHQDWQKRLVDLVRVRELAFDSAPRHNKKKADEAWQLAKERLERCEDSMKNIERLINLENPKRNEH, encoded by the coding sequence ATGAACCATTTTTCAAATCTTAAAAGTGTACTGGATACCTTAATTGGGCACAGTTCTCAGGTCGACAAAGCCCGTGGTGCTTATCATCAAGCCTTGTTTGACCGAACCTTATTTAAGTGCAGCTCTTCTATTTTACTGCCCTACGCACTTGAAACTCAAACAACGTACAACACCATTATTCGTGAACAAGCGACAAATCAACTGACCGCATCTCGGGCCAACTACCTGACGGAAAAGCTGACTAACCAGATAGCTGCAATCCAAAGGGAGCTCGCTAACCATGATTTACGCTTAGACCGAAAAAGTAAGTCAGGCAAGAATCTCAACGACCTATACAACGAACTCGCTCAGCACCAAGATTGGCAAAAACGACTGGTCGATTTAGTACGAGTACGAGAGTTAGCGTTTGATTCTGCGCCCCGCCACAATAAGAAAAAAGCGGACGAGGCTTGGCAATTAGCAAAAGAACGATTAGAACGCTGTGAAGACTCAATGAAAAATATTGAGAGACTGATTAACTTAGAGAACCCTAAGCGAAATGAACACTGA
- a CDS encoding porin, with amino-acid sequence MKKTLLALTIAAASTSAFANVGLGNAKPTFEFDPMHKEQFSVSGSLGLGGYYDTKTNAMYDDWATALTLAVSYKNNRLVGYFETDFELNWTTDENDNGFGVKNEFGTDVDKAWLGFDTGVGVASFGWENDTALDKVDGAGDMTYEFGSSAGDASDAFNVVKFQGATSGFAYGISYFETDDDHSAADKGVNGYVGFESEVVNVYGGYETRDEADYQVYSVSGNSKVGELDLGVNFWINDGSDDKTATKNTTNLETVGYYLSAGYPVTEQLTLAAGYNANSTTEDGKADKDISRVNVAAMYTLNDRVDMGIDILQDIDAGKGNDEETYIFAAAFYSF; translated from the coding sequence ATGAAAAAGACTCTATTAGCGTTAACAATCGCAGCAGCTTCAACTTCAGCTTTCGCGAACGTAGGCCTAGGCAACGCAAAACCAACATTTGAATTTGACCCAATGCACAAAGAACAGTTCTCTGTTTCTGGTTCACTTGGTCTTGGTGGTTACTACGATACTAAAACTAACGCTATGTACGATGACTGGGCAACAGCTCTTACTCTAGCAGTTAGCTACAAAAACAACCGCCTAGTTGGTTACTTCGAAACTGATTTCGAACTTAACTGGACAACTGACGAAAACGACAACGGCTTCGGCGTTAAAAATGAATTCGGTACTGACGTTGATAAAGCATGGTTAGGTTTTGACACTGGTGTTGGTGTTGCATCTTTCGGTTGGGAAAACGATACTGCTCTTGATAAAGTTGATGGCGCTGGCGACATGACTTACGAGTTCGGTTCTTCTGCTGGTGATGCTTCTGATGCATTCAACGTAGTTAAGTTCCAAGGCGCTACTTCAGGCTTCGCTTACGGTATCTCTTACTTCGAAACTGATGACGACCACTCTGCTGCTGATAAAGGCGTGAACGGTTACGTTGGTTTTGAAAGCGAAGTAGTAAATGTTTACGGTGGTTACGAAACTCGTGACGAAGCTGATTACCAAGTTTACTCTGTATCTGGTAACTCTAAAGTTGGTGAGCTAGACCTAGGTGTTAACTTCTGGATTAACGATGGTTCAGACGACAAAACAGCGACTAAGAACACTACTAACCTAGAAACAGTTGGCTACTACCTATCTGCCGGTTACCCAGTAACTGAGCAACTAACTCTTGCCGCTGGTTACAACGCTAACTCTACTACTGAAGATGGCAAAGCTGACAAAGACATCTCTCGCGTAAACGTTGCTGCAATGTACACACTTAACGACCGCGTAGATATGGGTATCGATATCCTACAAGACATCGATGCTGGTAAAGGCAACGACGAAGAAACTTACATCTTCGCAGCTGCATTCTACAGCTTCTAA